The following proteins come from a genomic window of Micromonospora zamorensis:
- a CDS encoding ROK family protein: MTAVTAPTGCGNAGCLEAVASGVALVTALRDQGVPVSDLTGVIRLIDDGDRHATALARQAGRAIGEILAVVVATQTLLIERVATSQDVGITGAAHLVIDHVVAAN, encoded by the coding sequence ATGACGGCCGTGACGGCGCCGACCGGTTGCGGCAACGCGGGCTGCCTGGAGGCGGTGGCCAGCGGCGTGGCCCTGGTCACCGCGCTACGCGACCAGGGCGTGCCGGTCTCCGACCTGACCGGTGTGATCCGCCTGATCGACGACGGCGACCGGCACGCCACCGCGCTCGCCCGGCAGGCCGGCCGGGCCATCGGCGAGATCCTGGCTGTCGTGGTGGCCACCCAGACCCTGCTCATCGAGCGGGTCGCCACCAGTCAGGACGTCGGTATCACCGGCGCCGCCCACCTGGTGATCGACCACGTCGTGGCGGCCAACTGA